GTGGGCCATGACGTGGCACCAGTGGCAGGCGCTGTAACCGATGGACAGCAGGATCGGCTTGTCCTCGTGTTTGGCGCGGTTGAGCGCTTCTTCACCCCACGGATACCAGTCGACTGGATTGCCGGCGTGCTGGCGCAGGTAGGGCGAAGTCTCGTCGGCGAGGCGGTTTGGCATGTCGTTTACCCAGGTTTCGTCAGCAGAAGCAACCAGTCTACCACGCTAGAGATCATGCATGAGTGCGGTCTCAATTTCGTCTAATGTGACCGACATTGCACGGGTGCTGGAACGCTCAACTGCGCCGACCGGCGCTTCGTCGCGCAGCATACTCAGCAGATCTCGCGTGAGTGACCTGAGCATATTGCTGGTTTGCGGGCGGTCCATCAGGAAGTGGACCCAGGCCAGCGTACGCTCCCAGTCGCCGCGGACGGCGCGCACAATGGATCTGACGATGTACCCCCCGCCGAGCAGGTCTGCGTTGCCAATGGACTGCGCGATGCCGCACAACTGTTTGGCGGCTTCATCGGCTTCGCTCATCCGTCCGAGCAGCGCAAGCGAGACCGCCTGCGCAAGCCTCCCGTAGGCGATCAACCAGGTAACGTTATACTGCTGCCCGTAGTCGATGACTTCCAGGATCAGACTCAGTCCGGCGTCGTACTTTCCGGCCATCAGCATGTTGTAGGCCTGGCCAAACTTGCTGTGATTCGACAGGTAGAGGTCGGGATGTTCGGCAAGTATCAAATCAGATTCAGCAAAACAGGCTTCAGCCGCATCGAATTCGCGCAGGATGAAGAACATCTGTCCGAGATTGATCAAAACGTCGACAATCTCGTACGGATTGCCGAGTGACCGCCTGATTGCCAGTGCTTCTTCGAGGATTACTTTGCAGTCCCGGGCATCACCTATTGCTTCCAGGGCGATGGCTAACAGGACGAGCGAGTCAGCAGCGCCGCGTGGGTCGCTCAACTGGCGGTATAGCCGCAGCGCTTCCTCATGGTTTCGATAAGAAGTGTCGAACTCGCTGACCTGGTAATCCACGCCGCCTAACCGGTTCAGCGCGGCAGCTTCCTCGCGCCGGTCGCCGATCTCACGCGAGAGCGCGATGCTGCGCCGAAGATAGTCGCGTGCCGCCGCGAAGTCCCCGATGGCCAGTGCAGCATTTCCCAGGTGTACGAGGCTGGATGCAATACCGACTTTGTTGTGAGTCCGCTGGAACGTCTCATGCCCGCGTTCGAACCACTTCCGCGCATCTGCGAGGTGGGCAAGCGAATGCAGCGCTTCGCCCTTGATCAGGTAAGCGGTCCCCAAAGCGGAAGGCGGACCGCCCTTCTGGTCGATCCGTTCGATGATTTTGTCAATGTGGCTGATGGCGAGGGCATGCTCGCCGCTGTAGAGTTCTGCCCAGACCAGCGGAAACGAACTGGAGATCTCGGCGCGAAGCAGCCCCAATCGTTCAGCATCGGTCGCGCCGCGACTAGCCAGTTCCTTGGCGGTGCCATATTCACCGGCTCGCATCGCGACCACCGCGCTCAGCCCCCGCGCGAGGCTGGCGTAAGCCGCGTAAGGTGTTCCGTCCAGCCCCCGAATGGCGGATTTCGCCAGCGCATCGGTCCGCTGGTTTTCGCCTGTCTTTACGGACACAGTCGCTTCAGAGAGATCGATGATGGCGCGCAGCAATTCGGTGGTGGTGACGGGAGCCATACGAAAGCTGTTCATCATGCTGTATGCATCGTCGAAGCGGCAAGTCGTGCTGCAAAACAGTGACAGCCCGAGGGATAGTCTGATCGCTTCCGGCTCGCTTCCGTGCTGTACCGCCAGCATCAGGGCCGCCCGCAAATTCTCAAATTCGAGTTCGATCACGCGCTGCGCCTCAAGCTCCCGGCGCGTAACCTGACCCTCAAGCGCGTCGAGCTTGGCAAAGTAGGCCACATAGGCAGCTTCGGTGTCGAGGAGTATGGCGGGAAGCACAGCCAGCGCTGCCTGAGCGAATTGGGTGAGGAGGGGATGGATATCGTAGCGGCCGTTGTCTGGGTCACGCCGGATCAGTGACTTGGCCTGCAGGACGGAAAGCAGCCGCAGGGATGTCCCTGCTACCGCCTGAGCCGCCTCCCGCGTGAAGCCGCCGCGGAAGATGCTCAATCGTGCAAACGTCTCGCGTTGTTCTGGGCTGATCAGCGCCCACGAGTACTCAAAGACCGCGCGAACACTCCGCTGGCGGGGAGGCAAGTCGCGCAGCTCACCTTCCAATAGATCGTAGTTGCGACTTAGCTCTGCGTCGATCTCCGCCGGCGTCAGCGAGTCGCACCAGGCTGCGGCGAGGATTAGCGCCAGCGGGACGCCGTGGACCTTCCGGCTGATCGACGCGACCGATGCGAGGGTCGCGCTGTCCCATGTCAGCGCGGGATTTACCCGGTTGGCAGCCTGCATGAATAACGCGACTGCACCGTGATTTTCGAACTCCTGCCGGATGTCGGTCACATCGATTCCGCCAAGGGAGACGACAAACTCCGAAGTCAGATTCAGACGCTCGCGGCTGGTTGCCAGAACACGGACGTCCGGCGCGCCTTCCAAAATCTGGCGCACGATTTCGGCACCATCGAGAATGTGTTCAAAATTGTCCATCACGATCAGGACGGTTTTGGCATGCAGGCCATCAATGACCTGTTCAAGTGGGGAGCGACTGTCGGCGGTGAAGGGCTGGCCGACCGCATCTGCCAGTGCGCCGATGATCGCATCTGCGCCCGGCAGCGGCGCAAGGCTGACGAAGTAAACCCCATCGGGAAATGCCAGTTTGCCGTCAGGCAGGTGGCGGGCGGCCATGCGCGCAGCAACTTCCAGCGCCAGCCGGGTTTTGCCGATTCCACCCATGCCGACCAGCGTTACCAGACGCGAGGATGAAAGCGCAGTTTCGGCTGAATCGATCTCTCTTTCACGGCCAACGCAGACTGAGGTCTGCGCGGGCAGGTTGTTTGGGGCGATCGGTAGCCCAGGCGTTTCCGGCGGCGTACGCGGTGTCTCGGTGGGGGTGGATCGCACAGTGGGCGAGTCCTCGATGACGCTCCGCTCCGCGTCAGGCAAGCTGATGTCCTCCAACAAAGCGCCGACGCGGCGAGCGCTTGAAATCCGCTGAGCGCGATCTTTGGTCAACAGCCGGTAGATCAGGTCGATCAACGCCGGAGGAGCATCGGGCCTGAGCTTCTCAAGATCATCCGGCGCTGAGGTCAGGATCCGTCCGATCATGCCGGAGGCCGACGTCGCAGCAAATGGGTGAGTGCCAGCCAGCATCTCGAACAGGACGACACCGAAGGCCCACAGGTCAGCTGCGGCATCGACAGGCTCGCCAGCCAGGGCTTCTGGGGGCATATAGGCAGGCGTTCCAAGCGCGTTGCCTTCACCGGTCGAGCCGATATCGGCGGTCGAAATCAGCCGCGCGACGCCGAAATCGGTCAGGCGTGGGGTGCCATCAGCGGCGATCAACACGTTGGCCGGCTTGAGATCGCGGTGAATGATCCTCAGATGATGCGCCCGCGCCAGCGCGTCGGTCAATTCGACGGCTATCGCCAGCGTTCGCGCGACCGTGAACCGGCCCTGTTCCGCGATCAATCCGCGCAGATCGCCGTGTTCCATATACTCCATGACCAGGAAGTGCTGGTTGCCGGCCTGCACCGCGTCGAGCAATTTGACGATGTTCGGGTGATTTAGGCGGCGGAGTGTTTCGCCTTCTCGAATGAAGCGGGTCAGCAGCTCGGGTGACTCGATCAGGACATCCGGCCGGATGAGCTTAACGGCTACCGTCGTACCGGTGTGGAGATCACGGGCGCGATACACCGTACCCATGCCGCCGGAGCCAAGCTCGGACTCTGGCAGGTAGCGGTCGGCAACCAGTGAGGGAAGTGAACTATTCGCCATAATTGTCTTCTCATTGATGGAGTTAATTGTAGCGCGGGATTGTCCTGTGGGTTTGTCTGGTTTTTGCAGGTTGTCTTGGAATACGGCGCCGGAGATGCCATACTCGCGGTATCGTTCAAGAAGTTTCAAATGAGGCGACAGATGCGTTACAAACTCTTGGGCCGTACCGGGTTGCGTGTTTCCGAGCTGTGCCTCGGCACGATGACTTTCGGCGAGGATTGGGGCTGGGGTGCCTCACGGGAGGTGAGCCGCCAGATCACCGAGGCGTTCCGTGCGGCCGGCGGTAACTTTATCGACACCTCCTGTAATTACACCAACGGCACCAGTGAGACGTTCGTGGGCGAATTCACCAAGGCCGAACGCGACTGGTGGGTGATCGCCACCAAGTTCACGCTGACCGAGGATCGCGCCAACCTGAACGCCGGCGGAAACCACAAGAAGAACATGCGGCGCAGCGTCGAAGCCAGCCTCAAACGCCTGCAGACTGACTACATCGACCTCCTGTATCTGCACATGTGGGACTTTACGACCGCGCCGGAGGAAGTGCTGCGCGGCGTCGACGATCTGGTTCGGCAGGGGAAAGTGCTGCACTTCGCGTTCAGCGACACGCCGGCCTGGGTGATTTCCTATGCGGTCGCCAAGGCCGACGACTTCGGGCTGTCGCGTCCGGCGGCGATACAGGTGCCGTATTCCCTGACAGGAAGGGCGATCGAGCGGGAGATCGTGCCGATGGCCAGGTACCACGATATGGCGATTCTGCCGTGGGGGATTCTGGATGGCGGCACCCTGACCGGCAAGTACAGCGATCCTGGCAACACCGATCCCAAGCGCAGCGATTCGATCAGCGAGCGTGAGAAGGCCGCTGCCGATGTGGTCGTGGCGGTTGCCAGGGACATTGGCAAGTCGCCCGCGCAGGTGGCGCTGAATTGGGTGCGCCAACAGCACGCCTCGATGATTCCGATCCTCGGCTGCCGCAAGCTCGCGCACCTTGAAGACAATCTCGGCTGCCTGGAGTTCGAACTGTCGGCGGCGCACCTCGAACAACTGGCGGCTGTTAGTGGATTCCGTCCGGAGTTTCCGATGGGCTTCCTCAAGAGCGAGATGGTCCTCAGCCTGTGTTTTGGCGACCAGGTGAGTCGGTTGGAGATGAAGTGACGGCCGCATTTGATGTTGGGCGGTGGTGACGATATTCTGTGGGGTCTGGTAAGACGGTCAGCAACGTGGAGGAAAGATGGGGCGTTACTGGGCGGTCGGCTGCGTTAGTGTCTGGTACCGAGCCACTGGCGCAGCGATCATTGTCGTGGCGATCGGGTTAAGCCTCCTATATCTACAACTGGCTCCATTGATCCTAGTTGTTGGAGTGGTCACAGCATTGACCTGGTTCTTTGCCGGGCAAATGCTGCTGCTGCTAATTCACATTGAGGCGAATACGCGAGGAACATACGAGTTGCTGCACAAGCGATTGGCGGCGCAGCAGCCTGTCCCCAAATCACCGCATGGTACGTGGGATGAAGACCGAGGCGCAGCAGACAGCGATCACAGGCCGCATCTGCACAGCCGTCAACTGAACCACGAGAGTCAGTCCGAAAGTGTGCGGCGATTTCGCGAAAAATCGATGCCTTCACGAAAATCCGTGGGTGGTGAAGATGAGGAGGTGGACCCCAGCGCGCCGCGTCCACGGCGCTGAACGCGATCAACAAAAAAGCCGCAGCATCTGCGGCTTTTTGACTTGCCCCCCGAGGGACTCGAACCCACAACCAATTGATTAAGAGAACTTTGCTGTATTCCGCGCTAACGCCCCCCTACCCCCAGGACGCTTTAGCTTTTCCGGTCTTCGATCAGCCCCTTGAACGGGCTGTATTTGTCGTGTGACTCCATCACCTCAGCGGACGTGTGAAGGGTGTAACTCTTTAGGATCACTTCAGGCGAGTTGCCCAGCAAGCGGGATAGGGTAGCCACGTCGCCGCCGCGTTCCAGGTAGCCCCGTGCGAAGAATTCACGCCACGCATGAGGGTGAACGTCTCCGGTCACACCAGCGGCGGCCGCACGTCGACGTAACATCTGGTACACGCCCCAGGTCGTGAGCGGTGTCTTTTTCTTCCCGATGAACAGCGAGTCATGGTCACACCGCGGCCGATGGTCTAGCCACTGGTGAATGAACAGCGCCGTGAAGGATGAGAACGGCACCTGCCGGACGGTACCGCGCTTCTCATGCACAACGAGAGTCCCACGCTCAAGGTTGAGTGTCTTCAGGCGGATACTGCACAGGCCGCCGACTCTGACGCCTGTATCGGCCATGACCGCCATCAGCGCCCGGTCCCTGTATCCTTCGATATCGTCTTCGCAGGTGTCGAATATGCGTATGATGTCCGACTCGGCCACCGCTCGCGGCGCCCGTTTGCGCGGTGTGTTGTTTCGTATGCCCTTCATGGGTGTTCTGCTGATAAGTTCCTCGCGCTCACACCAGTTCCAGAAGCCGTTTAGCGCCCTGACCAACGCCGACACTGAGGCGTCAGACGGGCCGCCGCGCTTCTCGGGTTGCTGGGACGCGCCGACATAGCGAGCATCGCGGCGGCGGTACTCGACAATGAAGCGGCGGTTGTCCTCTACTGTGATGGTTGTCACCAGTTTATTCCCGTGAAGCGCGGTGTAATCCTTCAGGACTGAGACATACCAGCGGACGGTTGAGTCCGTCCGCTGATCGGCCTCCAATGCGAGCGCGAAGGCATTAAGCGCCTCCGAGAGATTCATCGCATCACTTATGCCCTTTATCAAACATCTGCCAACGGTCACGAATAGAGCGACAAGAAATAGAAAACGCCTCGTGTCGGTCGTGTGGCTTTACGTTGAAACGTAGTTGTAATTCCCTCGGCGAACTTGTTTGCTATTTTCCGCGCCCAAGACCCGTCAGCACTGACGACGTTTAGAAATCGGGCGGCCTGAAATTGGGCGCGCGGTGAACCACCTAGCAAATGGACGGGCCTATGCCCAAACTCGTGATATGGCACGGTCGTTCCGCCAAAAGCCGTACGAACGCTATAGCCCAGCACAACCTGTCTTCCACCAATGACGCTCGGCAATAGGCCAATGACACCGAACGCTTTAGGGATGATGATAACGGGTCCTGCACGGCGCGGCGGCGTCTCCGCCCATCCCAATACCTCGGCAAGCTGGTCACGGCGTTCGAGGTCAAGCACGGTCGCCCAGCGTGGCCGATTCTCACGCAATGCAGCTAAATACTGGGCGCGCACAGGATTATTCCAATCCTGATCAACAAAGTCAGGCGCGAAGTGCGCGGCGTTTGGAAGTTGCGCGCCATAGTGCCACCCCGCCTCTATCGCTATGGATGCCCATTCGGTGTCTCTTGCACTACAGTAGATTAGGTGAATCATCACCGACGCCTCTCAATCCAGTACACGAACTCGAGTACACCGCGCTTGTTGATCCGCCCTATCTCGGCAATGCGCCCCGCGTCGGACAGTTCGTTAATCATGCCGATCAGGTGAGGCGTCTTCGTGCGGTCAATGGCGCGTGCAATCGCGGCGCGGGTCAAGGGCTGATCGGCGGCCGTCACCGCCTCCACAATCAACCGCAATGACTCTGCCCTGCTACGCTCTGGGCGCCCGTGCTGAAAGCGCCGTGACGGTATTGATACTGTCGCGTCGTGTAATCCAAACTCCCGACGCGCCGACTCTGTGCGAAGGTCAAGTGTTGCCATAGTGCCTACACTCCTACACGATTTACGTTGCCAAGCATGGGGGGGCGTTCTTCCCGTGAGACTGTCGAAAATTCGCAGAAGCTCAATAGTGCCTACACTGCCTACACGGGTTCTCTCTCAAATAGGGGAGAGAAAGTGCTGTCACTCTTTCTTTCAAGTGCTGTCACTAGTGCCTACACAGTGGTTACACGATTCGTAGCAGCGTGTAGGCGTGACAGCACTTTTTTTTCTTCCACGATATTTATTGCATTACGCATCGACTTTGACCCGTCGCAACTCGACACCGATCCATTGCGTGCCTGAGTTGGTGCGTTTGTCGGTGAACCCCAGGCGGCGCCAATCGTTGGCGACCTGATTCATGTTCTTTGGTCGGAACCCTGACCGCTCACACCAGTCTTTATAAGCGGTGTAGAGTTCGCTCGCCTTGACCTTGTTGTTGTAGTGAACATCGCAGGAGTCATTAACGAAGGTCAGTTCGGTGTCGCTCTCCAATCTGAATTCAGCGAGCTTGTCTTCGGATTGTTTGACCGTCCGCCAGCCCCGGGCGTTGAGGTGGGCGTAGTGATGGATCAGCAGATTGAAGATGCCCGACCGCTCGGCAATGATCTTTTGCAGGAGCTGGCCGTCACGCTCGGCGGCCGTGAAGGTGCGATTGAAGCGGATGAGCTTCAGACGGTTGAACAGGGCGCCGCTGCGGTCGCTGACGCGGGGCAGGTTATTCATGCCCCACCAAAACTTGCTGATCGGCCTGAAACTGATGCCCTTCTTACCTTTGACATCGGTCCAAACCTCATCAGAGCCGCCTACGATGACTTTATAGATTTCCTCGTTGAGTTTCGTATCACTGCCGACTTCAGGGGAACGTGACGACTCGCTTGCCGATAATCTCAGCCAGCATGAAGGTCTTCTCACCCAACTGGTTAAGGTCCACTGAGGTTGCGAGACTGCCCATGATGGATCTGATCAGACTCAGCAGGGTAGACTTGCCAGAGTCGGGCACGCCGTAGAGCCAGAAGCTGGCCTTCAGGTCAGTTCGCGCCGTCAGGCTGTAGCCCAGCGCCTGAAGCACAAGCCCTACCATGTCGTGGTCGGTGTCGGTGGTCCCTGGATGTACCAGCGACGAATGAAGAAACCGCGTGAAGTTCGGACAAATCGCCTTCGGGTCATAGTCGAAGTCGAGTTGATTCAACATCATCAGGTCACGGCGATGCTCAATGAGGCGGTCTTCTTCCAGGTCGTAGAGTCCGTTCTGGAGGTTGATGTAGCGTTCAGCTTCCTTCTGGGCGTCATTGATAAACCGATCAGGCATGTACACGTCAGGCCGCATCATCGAGAGCAAGCCCGTCACCTGACGGTTGTTCACTTTCACGCCGACACTGCGATAGCCGCGCAGGAAGGCCCGGACACTCTGATACAGTTCGAACTCATGCCGCTGTTTCCAGGCGCCCGACTCGTACTCCTGCCACTCGCCGTAGAAAAAGGCGAAACGCGACTCCCAATGTTCGGCGAGGTATAAGGCGAGTTCGTCATCATCGGGCGTGAAGCGCCGATCAGACGGCGCGGCCGCTGGGAAGTTCAGTAACTTCTCTTCTGGTGAGGCGTCGGGAGTGCCATTCGCCCGACGCCCATTCGATTGACGGGCCATTACGCCCCCTGTCGCGTGTTCGGATTGGACATCCCGATCACAAGGCCGCTCTGAATGGTGCGGCGGACGCTATCAATGCCGTCACTTTCAGCCAGCGAAAAGGCGGCCGCTTCCAACTGGTACTCAACTTCACTCTTGCTGAGGTGCCCAGCGTTGATAAGTGTTCCCATCTTGAGAGCGGCCCGGTAGAGCGTGTGATTGCGAAAGCCCTCAACTGCCGATCGGACGCTGATACATTCTGAGGTGAGTGCAGCGCGACCGTAGCGGCTGCCGTCGCGCACGGTCGGATAGCTGGGCTTAGGCTTGGGCATGTTCACAAAGAACATCCCCGCCCGATGCTGAATCCAGTCTCTCACGTCTTCAAGGTCTTTGACGCGCTTGACGTTGTACGGCCGTTCCACAACGTAACGGTGGCCCGAATTGTGAGGCGAGGGCGCGGCCACCACGTAGGCGCCATCGGCGCGGAGCTCCACGCCCTGAAGCCAGGTGTTGATCGGGAGCTGATCGGCGTAGAAGTAGTAGTGGCGGCCGCGGCCTGATCCACTGCGGATAGTCATGGTGTGGGTCAGCAGTGGGAATGAGGTTTCAAACGCCTCACACGCTTGCATACTGTCGACATCCAGCACCACGAGATTCCCACTCACGGCGCCGCATATCAGACCGATGCCCTGCATTCTGTCGGCCTGAAGCCAGTAGCGGACGTTGCCATTGTGCGAGCGGGTTGTCTTATATTCGTCCCAGTGGAAAATAGCTGGCTTCTTGTTGCGAACGGGAATGATCGAACATCCCGCTTCAATGTAGGCGTAGGCGGCGCCCTGGATTGTGCCGTTCGTTGCGGCTTCTAGGATGGTTGCCATGTCCTACAGCCCCAGCTCGCGCATCATGTCGCAACCTTCGGCGTGATGTGATAGGTGGCGGTCATATCGCCGTCAATCTCACGCTCAAGGCGGACAATGTGCTGATTCAGATGATTGATTTCGATGCCCAGGCGGATAATCTCGCGCTGGCGTGCCTGATTCAGTTGGATCAGGCGGCGGATGTCCGTCTCTGTAATCGGCTGACCGTCAATCTCCCCCCATGCTTGGCCTGTGTTGTCCACCGACTGAGGATCATTAGCGAGGTAACGCTCGCCAAAGGTGGTTGTCGTGCCGTCTTCCTTCAACAATCCCGCTTCCTTGGCCCAAGCGTGGTGGTCTGGGCGCGGCTCATTGAAGCTGTCGTGTAGTTCGTCAATCCAGGCGTATAAATCGGGCCATGTCCTATTCCCCCGTGAATTGTGAGTCGTCAAGGCGGCGGCCGTTTTCAAACACAACCGCTTTCTGGGTCTTGATGAGGCGAGCGATACGGGCCACGTTCTCAGCCGTGTTGTGATAGAGGTACGTCACCAGACGGCCGTTCTTGGCGTCGGGATAGACCACCAGATAAAAGCCTCTGGCGATGTGCTTCCCGAAGGTGCGTCCTGCGGCGCTCGCGTCCTGGGCGTCAAACTGTCTTACGTCCACAATTGCCCCCTACTGCGCCGCGCGGCGCGTGGCTTCACGATAAAGGTTGGAATTCACTTGCTGGACACACTCAAGCCGCGGCCCTGGACAGTCGGGGGCGAGGTGTGTTTGCTGCAAACTGAAGATGCTGATAATCAGCAGCAGCATGAACATTGCGCCGCCCAGGATCAGCGGCAGATAGTCGGCTTCACGTTCTGGGGCGTTCACGCCGATTCCTTCCTGACCAGCCGCGCCGTCTTTTCCGAGACGATGCTGTAGCCGTTGCGCGAAAGCCAACTGAAGATGGCGTTCACGGCGACTCCCGCTTCAGTAGCGACGCCCAGGGCGGACGGCCGCTTTTCCAACGTGGCCTCTACGAACTCCTCAATGTTTGAGAAGCCGCGACTGAGCGCCACTTGCTGCAACTTGCCATTTCGCTCCACGGATGTTGTGTCCTTTCGCACCTAAAATGATGTCAAAACACAGAACAAAAATGCACGTCTTCTGTGCTGTCTAAATAATAATCTAATTTGATGTTGGTGTCAACAACAATAATGCTGTCCAATAGCATCAAAGGAGTTGGTGCATGTTCGGAAACAGACTCAAGACAGCACGCATGAAGCACGGTCTATCCCAAGCGGACCTTGCTCAACAAATCGACGCCCCGCCTCAGCAGGTCCAACGCTGGGAGAAAAGCAGTAAAGGCGCCTACAGGTGAAACCCTGAAGACGCTTGCTAGGGCATTGGACATCACTTCGGATTATCTTCTGGGGTTAGTCGAGAACGATGTAGACTACCTGAATAGTGAAGCACTCTCCCCGGCTGAGAGGCGAGTGATTGACGCTTTGCGGCGCGGTGATACGTTGGAGGCGGTCAAGCACATTATTCAGCAGGCCAAAGAGGAATAGTCATGAGACGGTTCAGCGGGACATGGTTCCTGTGCGTGACGCTGAAATGTGCCGCGGTGTATTTGTCCCTCGATTTCTTTCTACAGCCGTTTGCTGATCCTAGCCGAATTCTCAACTGGCCCAGGCATCTTGTCGACACCTTCCTTACTGGTGCGATCTGGTACGTGTTGGCTGAGATACTTCGATTGTCGGCCAATGCTGAGGCGTATTCTCGTGCCGTGTACGGAACCCTTCGTAAGAAGTCCGACCGTCCGAACACCCAGGCCGCCGCAATGCCTCCCACGTTCCCATTGCCAGAGAACAACTTACAGTATTCCGCCCCGGTGAGGTACCAGCGTGATACTCAGCGCCGCTACTCTACGGCCCCCGTCCGCAGTGTGACCGTCCTAAAGCCGCGCTCAGAGCATGAGGTACACCCGGCGCGTCCGGCTGGAAGTGTCGTGCCTTATGAGAAATTGGATCCATCCGCCGATCAGCCGCTGCCCTTTGATGATTAAAGCCGTGCGCTGAATAACGCCACAAACCCGCCCAGCAGCCCCAGCAGCACAATCAGCTCGCCAATCCCGCCCGTCGTCAAGGGCAGCAGCCGGAATCGGCGGCCTGACGGCCAAAACAGCGGGATACCCTGCACGGTCATTCCATCCAACACCAGATGAGAGGCATAGCCCAGCGCGGCCGCCGTCGCATAGACGCTGACCACCAGCGCCGCCGCGCCGATGGCAATGGCGGCCGCCACTCCACTATGAAGAATGCCGCGGTGCTTCACGAGTCTGAAGGGCAGGGCCAGTATCCCAATCCGGCGCGACAATGCCGCCTGGGGATGGTCGAGGTCAGGCGCAAGCGCCCCCAGCGCCCCGGCCGCAATCGCGGCGGCGATTGGGACAACGCTCGCGGTGTCAATCGTCAGGGCCGCGCCGATCAGCGCCCCGGCCAGCGCGTGGGTTCCGCCGCGCATTAGCGGCCGCCCCGCAGGGCATGAAGCCCCCAGAAGCCGATCAGGAACAGCAGGAACCCGACGCCCAGGACGGCGCCCGACACAATCCAGAGGGCAGAGGCGGCGCGGCGCGTCATACGGTGTACTCTAAGACGGACACCAGCAGGGCGCCCGAGATAATGCACGCCAGCATTGCGAAGAACGAGTCCGCCGTGAGGGTGCGATTGGGCAGGCCGTCGCGTACCATGACGGCCACGGCATAGCCCAGGACCACAACAAAATTGCTTCGCAGGACGAGTCGGATAACCCGCAAACGTAAAGTTACCGTAAAGCTGGATTGAGGCATGATTGATCCTAACCTGACAACTGACCAATGAGCGGGTTCATTGAATCCGCAGTTTCCCGTGTTCGCTTGGCTGTTCAGTTTGGTGCATGACGTACACGTTCCGATCCCGCTTCAGTCGGTAGTGTTTGCCGTCCCAGGTGATTTCGCCTTCCTTGATAATCGAGTCGACCAGCTCGCGCAGCTTCCTTAGTGGAATGACCTCATTCCCCAGCGCCTCATGAATGACCGACGCCCCCAGCCGCCCGTTGAAGTCGCTCAAGGCGAGCGCTATTAAGTCATCGCGGCTGAACTTGGCCCGGGCTTCAAGCGCCGCCCCGGTAAACTCACGGTTATTCGGCGTGGGATATTGCTGGCAATCCTGACGGCCT
The nucleotide sequence above comes from Candidatus Flexicrinis proximus. Encoded proteins:
- a CDS encoding DUF255 domain-containing protein; the protein is MPNRLADETSPYLRQHAGNPVDWYPWGEEALNRAKHEDKPILLSIGYSACHWCHVMAH
- a CDS encoding bifunctional DNA primase/polymerase; protein product: MATILEAATNGTIQGAAYAYIEAGCSIIPVRNKKPAIFHWDEYKTTRSHNGNVRYWLQADRMQGIGLICGAVSGNLVVLDVDSMQACEAFETSFPLLTHTMTIRSGSGRGRHYYFYADQLPINTWLQGVELRADGAYVVAAPSPHNSGHRYVVERPYNVKRVKDLEDVRDWIQHRAGMFFVNMPKPKPSYPTVRDGSRYGRAALTSECISVRSAVEGFRNHTLYRAALKMGTLINAGHLSKSEVEYQLEAAAFSLAESDGIDSVRRTIQSGLVIGMSNPNTRQGA
- a CDS encoding aldo/keto reductase, whose translation is MRYKLLGRTGLRVSELCLGTMTFGEDWGWGASREVSRQITEAFRAAGGNFIDTSCNYTNGTSETFVGEFTKAERDWWVIATKFTLTEDRANLNAGGNHKKNMRRSVEASLKRLQTDYIDLLYLHMWDFTTAPEEVLRGVDDLVRQGKVLHFAFSDTPAWVISYAVAKADDFGLSRPAAIQVPYSLTGRAIEREIVPMARYHDMAILPWGILDGGTLTGKYSDPGNTDPKRSDSISEREKAAADVVVAVARDIGKSPAQVALNWVRQQHASMIPILGCRKLAHLEDNLGCLEFELSAAHLEQLAAVSGFRPEFPMGFLKSEMVLSLCFGDQVSRLEMK
- a CDS encoding tyrosine-type recombinase/integrase, translated to MNLSEALNAFALALEADQRTDSTVRWYVSVLKDYTALHGNKLVTTITVEDNRRFIVEYRRRDARYVGASQQPEKRGGPSDASVSALVRALNGFWNWCEREELISRTPMKGIRNNTPRKRAPRAVAESDIIRIFDTCEDDIEGYRDRALMAVMADTGVRVGGLCSIRLKTLNLERGTLVVHEKRGTVRQVPFSSFTALFIHQWLDHRPRCDHDSLFIGKKKTPLTTWGVYQMLRRRAAAAGVTGDVHPHAWREFFARGYLERGGDVATLSRLLGNSPEVILKSYTLHTSAEVMESHDKYSPFKGLIEDRKS
- a CDS encoding protein kinase; translated protein: MANSSLPSLVADRYLPESELGSGGMGTVYRARDLHTGTTVAVKLIRPDVLIESPELLTRFIREGETLRRLNHPNIVKLLDAVQAGNQHFLVMEYMEHGDLRGLIAEQGRFTVARTLAIAVELTDALARAHHLRIIHRDLKPANVLIAADGTPRLTDFGVARLISTADIGSTGEGNALGTPAYMPPEALAGEPVDAAADLWAFGVVLFEMLAGTHPFAATSASGMIGRILTSAPDDLEKLRPDAPPALIDLIYRLLTKDRAQRISSARRVGALLEDISLPDAERSVIEDSPTVRSTPTETPRTPPETPGLPIAPNNLPAQTSVCVGREREIDSAETALSSSRLVTLVGMGGIGKTRLALEVAARMAARHLPDGKLAFPDGVYFVSLAPLPGADAIIGALADAVGQPFTADSRSPLEQVIDGLHAKTVLIVMDNFEHILDGAEIVRQILEGAPDVRVLATSRERLNLTSEFVVSLGGIDVTDIRQEFENHGAVALFMQAANRVNPALTWDSATLASVASISRKVHGVPLALILAAAWCDSLTPAEIDAELSRNYDLLEGELRDLPPRQRSVRAVFEYSWALISPEQRETFARLSIFRGGFTREAAQAVAGTSLRLLSVLQAKSLIRRDPDNGRYDIHPLLTQFAQAALAVLPAILLDTEAAYVAYFAKLDALEGQVTRRELEAQRVIELEFENLRAALMLAVQHGSEPEAIRLSLGLSLFCSTTCRFDDAYSMMNSFRMAPVTTTELLRAIIDLSEATVSVKTGENQRTDALAKSAIRGLDGTPYAAYASLARGLSAVVAMRAGEYGTAKELASRGATDAERLGLLRAEISSSFPLVWAELYSGEHALAISHIDKIIERIDQKGGPPSALGTAYLIKGEALHSLAHLADARKWFERGHETFQRTHNKVGIASSLVHLGNAALAIGDFAAARDYLRRSIALSREIGDRREEAAALNRLGGVDYQVSEFDTSYRNHEEALRLYRQLSDPRGAADSLVLLAIALEAIGDARDCKVILEEALAIRRSLGNPYEIVDVLINLGQMFFILREFDAAEACFAESDLILAEHPDLYLSNHSKFGQAYNMLMAGKYDAGLSLILEVIDYGQQYNVTWLIAYGRLAQAVSLALLGRMSEADEAAKQLCGIAQSIGNADLLGGGYIVRSIVRAVRGDWERTLAWVHFLMDRPQTSNMLRSLTRDLLSMLRDEAPVGAVERSSTRAMSVTLDEIETALMHDL
- a CDS encoding helix-turn-helix transcriptional regulator; this translates as MFGNRLKTARMKHGLSQADLAQQIDAPPQQVQRWEKSSKGAYR
- a CDS encoding metal-dependent hydrolase, translated to MRGGTHALAGALIGAALTIDTASVVPIAAAIAAGALGALAPDLDHPQAALSRRIGILALPFRLVKHRGILHSGVAAAIAIGAAALVVSVYATAAALGYASHLVLDGMTVQGIPLFWPSGRRFRLLPLTTGGIGELIVLLGLLGGFVALFSARL